The nucleotide window GTTTACACCGGGCGGATTTACAGCGGCCGTTGCGATTGTAGAAGCACTAAAAGCATCAGGTGGAGATGCGGACGGAAACACGTTGATTCCATTAATGGAAGGTATGTCATTTGAAACACCTAAAGGGACGATGACATTCCGTGAAGAAGATCACCAGGCATTACAGACAATGTACGCAATCCGCCTTGAAAAAGTAGCGGAATTTGATTATCCGGTACCAGTATTGCTACGTGAATTACTTCCAGAAGAAACGGAACCTCCTATTTTAAATTAGTAAATACGTGAGGCTGTCTAAAAAGTGTGGAACTTTCAAGACAGCCTTTTGTTATAAAGGTCTATATGAAATCATGCCGTAATAGAAATCAACAAAACGAGAGGGTGAGATGATGGAACCGATTTTAAAGACAAATAATTTATCGATTAAATTCGGCGAGCATAAAGCAGTGGACAGCATTAATTTTGAAATGACGGCAAAGCAGTTTAAATCAATTATTGGGCCAAACGGTGCGGGGAAAACAACATTCTTCAATTTAATTAGCGGTGAGCTCGAGCCGACTGAAGGAGAGGTGTTCTTTAAAGGACAGTCGCTTCAAAAGAAGTCATCGGTGGACCGGACACGATTAGGGATTGGAAGATCATTTCAGATTACGAATGTGTTTCCGAATTTAACGGTGCTGGAAAATGTGCGCCTTGCCGTGCAATCGAAACGAAAAGTGCGCTTCCATATGCTCAATCACTTTTTGAAATATAAAGACATTACGAATGAAGCGGTCGAAATTTTGGAACAAGTGCTATTAACCGACAAAATGCATCAGGTGGCGAACCAGCTTTCTCACGGTGAAAAAAGAAAACTGGAAATCGGAATGTTACTGGCACTTGATACTGAAATTTTACTATTGGATGAGCCGACAGCAGGCATGTCATTGGAGGAAGTACCGGCAATATTGGATGTGATTCGTTCAATCAAGGAGCGCGGCGATAAAACGATTTTATTGATCGAGCACAAAATGGATATGATTATCGACCTGTCCGACTCGATTATGGTGCTGTTCAACGGCGCGCTGTTAGCTGACGGGTCGCCTGAGGAAATTATGAACAATGAAACGGTACAACAAGCGTATTTAGGAGGCCTTGCATATGAATAATATTTTAGCGCTGGAGCGTGTGGAGACATTTATTTCACAATATCATATTTTGCAAGGTATCAATTTTGAAGCTAAAGCGGGAGAAGTATCGGTTTTACTAGGACGAAACGGCGCAGGAAAAACGACGACACTTCGCACGATAATGGGTTTAACCCCGGCATCGAAAGGAGCGGTTCATTTCGACGGGAAAGATATTACGAAAATGACGCCATATGATATTGCGAATAGTGGTATTGGCTATGTGCCGGAAGATCAGGGCATTTTCGGGCAGCTGACAGTAGAGGAAAACATGAAAGTGGCGATCCGGAAAGAAACGGACGCAACATTGCAAAAGCAGGCGTACATTTTAGAGTTGTTCCCGGATCTGAAAAAGTTCTGGAAAAAGCAAGGCGGCAATTTATCGGGTGGCCAAAAGCAAATGCTTGCAATGGCAAGGGCTTTTGTCAATGACAGTAAGCTGCTTTTAATCGATGAACCATCCAAAGGTCTTGCGCCAATTGTGATCGAGAAAGTAATGGAAGCAATTACTGAAATGAAAAAGCATACATCGATCGTCCTTGTCGAGCAGAACTTTATGATGGCGAGTAAAATCGGCGATACATTCACATTGATTGATGACGGGCGGACTGTGCAATCAGGGGAAATGCAAGGTTTAATCGAAGACGAACAGCTAAAGCGTAAATATTTGGGAATCGGATAAGGAGGGGAAGCGGATGGAACTAATAATCAGTTTAACGATAAATGGACTAGCGACAGGAATGCTCATTTTCTTACTGGCAGCCGGATTGACGCTTATATTCGGGTTAATGGATGTGCTGAACTTTGCGCATGGCGGACTGTTCGTATGGGGTGCCTATACAGGGGTGTTCACCTATTTATGGAGCAACAGTTTTATAGTCGGAATCGTTGTCGCCATTCTCACGGGTCTTGTTCTAGGGTTTATTACGGAAAAGCTTATTATTAAGCCGGTTTACGGAAATCACGTACAGCAGATTCTGATTACACTCGGGTTCATGCTCGTGCTGCAGGAAATGATCAAAGTCGTTTTCGGTCCAAACGGTGTACCTGTTAAAGTGCCTTCTTACTTGGCAGGCAGCTGGCAAATTGGCGATTTGACGATTATTAAATACCGGATTTTTATTATTGTTGTAGGTTTTGCTTTATTCGGTGTTCTTTATTTCATTTTAAATCGAACGAAAATCGGATTGGTCGTTCGGGCTGGTGTTATGAACCGCGAAATGACACAGGCACTGGGTATTAACATTAAACGCGTATTTTTACTTGTCTTTATGTGCGGTGCGGCATTGGCGGCATTAGGCGGAATGCTGATGGCTCCATATTCAGGGGTTGTGTATGCGGAGATGGGAATGGAATATGCGATTTTAGGATTTATCGTTGTAGTCATCGGAGGAATGGGAAGCTTCCAAGGTTCATTGATGGCAGCAATTTTAGTAGGGCTTGCCGGAAGCTTTATGGCATATTATGTGCCGTTTCTATCCGTTGCGGTCAATATGATTTTAATGGCAAGTGTTCTGATTTTCCGTCCACAAGGCTTATTCACAGTTGCGAAGGGGTGATTCTATGTTAAAACAGCCATTAATTTTATCAAAAACAAATATAGTGTATGCAGTCGTAGTAGGAATCATGGCCGTATTACCGTTTGTGCTGGATTCCCGGACGATGACGATTTTATTAACGCAGTTTTGTATTTTTGCAATACTCGCGATGAGTTACGATATTTTACTAGGTTACACGGGCATTATTTCTTTCGGTCATGCGATGTTTTTCGGAATCGGCGCGTATACGACAGCGATTATGCTGAGCGATTTCGGTCCGTCAATCGGTATGTTTGCTGCTTCAATTGTAGTAGGCATCGTGTTATCCGCAATTATTAGTGTAATAAGCGGCGCATTGACGCTCCGTTTGAAAAGTCACTTTTATGCAATGTTTACGTTAGCGATTTCAGGATTGTTTTTAGTGCTGGCGGAAAAATGGCGGACGGTTACGAAAGGGAATGACGGGTTTACATTCCGTGCACCGGAACTGTTTCGTGAGCGACTGTATTTTTACTTTTTAGTGCTCATTTGCCTCGTTGTCATTTTCATTTTACTGAAACGAATTGTTGCATCACCATTCGGGAAAGTGCTTGTTGCGATTCGTGAAAACGAGCAACGTACACGGTCGCTCGGCTTTAAAACGTTAGGCTATAAAATCATTGCTTCCGTTATTGCGGGTGCTGTAGCAAGTTTGGCAGGTTCGCTTTATGCGATATCGCTTCGTTTCGTCAATACGAGTGTTCTGACGATGGATATTACACTTGATGCACTGATGATGACGATCATCGGGGGAGTTGGCACATTAATCGGACCGATCATCGGGGCAGGTGTTATTGAATTTGCCCAGCATTATTTATCGGGTCTTGCAAGAGACTATCCTATTTTTGAACGATGGATTATTTTCTTCGGTATTCTGTACATTTTAGCCGTTATCTTCTTCCCGCGAGGCATCGTAGGTACAGTTTCCATGCGCTACCATGAGTGGAAGATGAAAAAGGGCCAAAAAACAAAGGCATCTGTAAAGCTTCGTGAAAAGGAGATACAGCGATGATCGGAATAACGGGATTAGGAATGTATTTACCTGAAGGAAGAATGACCGGTGCCCAAATTGCGGAAAAGGCAAATATCCCTGCAGCTGTCGTTGAAACGAAAATGGGCATTATTGAAAAAGTGGTTGCCGGTCCAAATGACCATCCAGTAGAAATGAGTGTAAAAGCGGCGAAGGAAGCGATTGCCGAAGCGCAAGTGGATGCAAAAGATATTGATGTCGTGATTTATATGGGAGAAGAGCATAAAGAGTACCCGTTATGGACAGCTGCCATCAAAATACAGGAGGAAATCGGGGCGGTGAACGCCTGGGCATTTGATGTCCAGCTTCGTTGCGGTACGGCAATTATGGCGATGAAAGTAGCGAAAAGCTTAATGCTGGCGGATGATTCCGTCAAGACCGTGCTGCTGGCTGGAGGGTACCGCAACCATGATTTTATCGACTATGAAAATGAGCGGACCCGTTTTATGTTCAATTTAAGTGCAGGTGCGGGCGCGATGATTTTACAGAAAAACGCGGGCGGACACGAAGTACTGGAAGCTTCAATCATTACAGACGGTTCATTTTCGGAAGATGTTGTTGTACCGGTTGGAGGCACAAAGGAACCGCTAACGGTGGACCATATTCGGGAAGGCCGTTATATATTGGATGTTCTTGATCCTGAAGGCATGAAGCTACGTTTGGAGCAGAAATCATTAAGCAATTTTTTAAAGGTAATTCGCCAATCGCTGCAGAAAAGTGGATATAGCGAAAATAATTTACAGTATGTTGCGATGCTCCATATGAAAAAGTCTGCACATGACTATGTATTAAAAGAGCTCGGCCTATCTGAAGGGAATTCGATTTATTTATCGCATTACGGGCATATCGGGCAAATTGATCAGATTTTATCTCTTTGTCTCGCGCGTAAGGAAGGGAAACTGCAGGAAGGGCAAATTGTTTCATTAGTGAGTGCAGGTATAGGCTACGCATGGGATGCTATTACAGTAAAGTGGGGGGCTTAATAATGAATCAGCTGGACGTTTTGGCAAAAGTGGAATTATCAAATGGTGAAACCTTATCATACCGGAAGCGGGAAGGTGGCGATGAACTTGTACTATTAGTTCACGGCAACATGACAAGTTCGAAGCATTGGGATTTGCTGATGGAATCAATGGATGAACGCTTCACCATATACGCGGTGGATATGCGCGGCTTTGGCGGATCGACGTACAATAAGCGGATTGCCTCGATCAAAGATTTCAGCGATGATATTAAGCTTTTCGTTGATGAGCTGGAGTTGAAGGACTTTACGATTATCGGCTGGTCGACAGGCGGTAATGTGGCGATGCAGTTTTGTGCGGATTACCCGGGCTACAGTAAAAAGCTCGTCTTATTTGCTTCCGGTTCAACACGCGGTTATCCGTTTTACAGCTCAAATGCAGACGGAACGCCGGATCTTACAAAGCGCATGGCGACAATCGAACAAATTGAGCAGGACCCTGTTAAAACAATCCCGATGCAGCAAATGTATGACACGAAAAACCGTGACGGGCTGAAGTTTGTATGGAACAGTGCGATTTATACGCAAAAACAGCCGGACGAGGCACGTTATGAGCAATATGTGGACGACATGCTGACACAGCGTAATTTGGCGGATGTGTACCATGCATTAAATACATTCAATATTAGTGCAATCGATAATGAAGTCGCAAAGGGAACAAATCAAGTGAAGGATATTCACATTCCGACATTTATTTTATACGGCGACCGTGACTTTGTAGTGAATGAGGCGATGACAACCGAAATTATCGAGGATTTTGAAGGTCGTGCTCAAATTATAAAACTGGCAAACTGCGGACATTCACCGCTAGTCGATTGCCTGGAAGAAACGACAGAGGCAATCGAGGAATTTATTTTATCTTAAAAGGGGTCGGGGCTATATGCGTTTGGAAAATAAAGTAGCAATTATTACAGGTGGTGCGGGCGGTATTGGTCTTGCAGCGGTAAAGCGTTTTTTGGAAGAAGGCGCAAAAGTGGCCATCGTAGACTATGACAAACAACAAGGCGAAAAAATTGAAGCAGAACTTGGTGAGAATGTCGCCTTCTTTGCAGTTGATGTATCGAAGCTGGCTGACGTAAAGGAAATGGTTGAACAGGTTGTTAATCGTTTCGGCAAAATCGATATTTTAATAAACAATGCAGGGATTACCCGTGATGCAACGCTTGTAAAAATGAGTGAGGAGGATTTTGAAAAGGTCATACAAATCAACTTAAATGGTGTCTATTACTGCACACAAGCGGTAGCTCCCCATATGATCGCACAAGGGTCAGGGAAAATTATCAGTACTTCATCGGTAAGCGGTGTATATGGTAATTTTGGTCAAACAAACTATGCTGCAACGAAAGCGGCCATTATCGGGATGACAAAAACTTGGGCAAAGGAGCTCGGACGTAAAGGAATCAATGTAAATGCTGTCGCTCCCGGATTTACCGCAACGCCAATGGTCGAAAAAATGCCGGAAAAAGTGCTCCAGCAAATGGAGGGCATTACAAGTTTGCGACGTTTGGGGCAACCGGAAGATATCGCGAATGCTTATTTATTTTTGGCATCGGATGAAGCGAGTTATATTACAGGTCATGTTCTGCAAGTTGATGGCGGCATTATGATGTAGAAGGTGGGATGGCTAATGCAACAGCTGGACTTTTGGATTGCGAAACGGGCGGGCCAAACACCGGATAAGACGGCTTTAATTCAAATAGAAACAGGTGAGACGTGGACATATAAAGAGCTGATGCAGCATGCGAACGGGTGGAGCAGTACTTTTTCCAAACAGCAGTTACAAAGGGGAGACCGTGTTGTAACGTTGATGGAAAATTCAATTGAAAGCTTTGCCATGTTAATTGCTTGTCGTTTAAATGAATTAATCTATGTTCCGCTGAATACAAAATTATCTATATCTGAATTACAGGTGGTTTTATCCGATTGTACACCTGCTTTATTAATTACTGATGATACGCATTGTGAACGCGCAATGCAGCTTTCGCCAGTCAAATTTTTAACATGCGGTAGCTCTGAATTAGTTGAGCCTACTACATATAAGTGGCGTGATGAACCCCAGCTTCCGTGGATGATTATTTACACAGGGGGGACGACCGGTAAACCAAAAGGAGTTGTCCTGTCATATGAAGCTGTCACTACGAATGCGGTGAATACCGTCATTAGCTGGGGATTAGACGATAAGGACTGCACACTGAATTATATGCCCCTTTTTCATACAGGAGGAATTAATGCACTTGCCTTGCCGATACTAATGGCAGGAGGGACAGTAGTAATCGGCCGTAAATTTGACCCGGAAAGAGCGGTTCGGGCCATTAATGAATTTAAAACGACGGTTTCATTGTTTGTACCGACAATGTACCAGTCGATTATTGAAACAGAGTATTTTAAACAGTCCAGTTTTCCGACAGTGAAAGTTTTTTTGTCGGGAGGTGCACCTTGTCCGAAGCCTATTTATGAATGTTTTCAAAAAAAGGGGCTGTTTTTTAAAGAAGGATACGGGTTAACTGAAGCGGGTCCGAATAACTTTTTCATTGATGCAGAAACAGCGATGAACAAAAAGGGTGCTATCGGAAAAAGTATGCTATTTAATGAAGTGAAAATTATCAATAAAGAAGGTCAGCGATGTGTAGAAGGTGAAGTCGGAGAACTTTGCTTAAAAGGCAGCCATATTTTTTCACACTACTGGAAAAATGAAGAGGCAACGAGCGAAACATTCGAGGATGGCTGGTTAAAGACAGGTGACTTGGCGAAGTTTGATAAAGACGGTGATTATTATATTGTCGGACGGAAAAAGGAAATGATTATAACGGGCGGAGAAAATGTGTATCCGCAAGAAGTCGAACAATGTTTAATCGCCCATGAAGCGGTACAGGAAGTATCGGTTATTGGTATTCCAAATGAAAAATGGGGCGAATGTGTTGTCGCGTTTGTCATTTCCGAAAATCCGTCCGTACAACTTCAATCGGAGCTTTTAAAATATTGTAAAGAGCATCTCGCCAATTACAAAGTGCCAAAGCAAATCTACTTTCTTCAGGAACTTCCAAAAACGGTCGTCGGTAAAATTGATAAAAAACAGCTGATGAATAGTGTATTAATAACGGAATAGAGAATATGTACCTGATAGTTGAGAGACCAAAATGTTGGAAAATGGACATTTTGGTCTTTTCTATTGAACTGGTTTACTGGAGAGTTTATATGAAGTTCATATAGCTCCTTTATAATGCAGAGGTGTTAAAAAGGAGGATATCGATGAACAAGTTTTTAAATCCAATTACAGATTGGGTATCAACAAAACGCGGTGCCTGGATTACACTCATTGTCTGGCTTGTGTTGATGATTGGCTTAAGCGCCGGTCCAATGCTAAGT belongs to Solibacillus sp. FSL W7-1436 and includes:
- a CDS encoding 3-oxoacyl-ACP synthase; amino-acid sequence: MIGITGLGMYLPEGRMTGAQIAEKANIPAAVVETKMGIIEKVVAGPNDHPVEMSVKAAKEAIAEAQVDAKDIDVVIYMGEEHKEYPLWTAAIKIQEEIGAVNAWAFDVQLRCGTAIMAMKVAKSLMLADDSVKTVLLAGGYRNHDFIDYENERTRFMFNLSAGAGAMILQKNAGGHEVLEASIITDGSFSEDVVVPVGGTKEPLTVDHIREGRYILDVLDPEGMKLRLEQKSLSNFLKVIRQSLQKSGYSENNLQYVAMLHMKKSAHDYVLKELGLSEGNSIYLSHYGHIGQIDQILSLCLARKEGKLQEGQIVSLVSAGIGYAWDAITVKWGA
- a CDS encoding ABC transporter ATP-binding protein encodes the protein MEPILKTNNLSIKFGEHKAVDSINFEMTAKQFKSIIGPNGAGKTTFFNLISGELEPTEGEVFFKGQSLQKKSSVDRTRLGIGRSFQITNVFPNLTVLENVRLAVQSKRKVRFHMLNHFLKYKDITNEAVEILEQVLLTDKMHQVANQLSHGEKRKLEIGMLLALDTEILLLDEPTAGMSLEEVPAILDVIRSIKERGDKTILLIEHKMDMIIDLSDSIMVLFNGALLADGSPEEIMNNETVQQAYLGGLAYE
- a CDS encoding class I adenylate-forming enzyme family protein, producing the protein MQQLDFWIAKRAGQTPDKTALIQIETGETWTYKELMQHANGWSSTFSKQQLQRGDRVVTLMENSIESFAMLIACRLNELIYVPLNTKLSISELQVVLSDCTPALLITDDTHCERAMQLSPVKFLTCGSSELVEPTTYKWRDEPQLPWMIIYTGGTTGKPKGVVLSYEAVTTNAVNTVISWGLDDKDCTLNYMPLFHTGGINALALPILMAGGTVVIGRKFDPERAVRAINEFKTTVSLFVPTMYQSIIETEYFKQSSFPTVKVFLSGGAPCPKPIYECFQKKGLFFKEGYGLTEAGPNNFFIDAETAMNKKGAIGKSMLFNEVKIINKEGQRCVEGEVGELCLKGSHIFSHYWKNEEATSETFEDGWLKTGDLAKFDKDGDYYIVGRKKEMIITGGENVYPQEVEQCLIAHEAVQEVSVIGIPNEKWGECVVAFVISENPSVQLQSELLKYCKEHLANYKVPKQIYFLQELPKTVVGKIDKKQLMNSVLITE
- the fabG gene encoding 3-oxoacyl-ACP reductase FabG, with the protein product MRLENKVAIITGGAGGIGLAAVKRFLEEGAKVAIVDYDKQQGEKIEAELGENVAFFAVDVSKLADVKEMVEQVVNRFGKIDILINNAGITRDATLVKMSEEDFEKVIQINLNGVYYCTQAVAPHMIAQGSGKIISTSSVSGVYGNFGQTNYAATKAAIIGMTKTWAKELGRKGINVNAVAPGFTATPMVEKMPEKVLQQMEGITSLRRLGQPEDIANAYLFLASDEASYITGHVLQVDGGIMM
- a CDS encoding branched-chain amino acid ABC transporter permease, with product MELIISLTINGLATGMLIFLLAAGLTLIFGLMDVLNFAHGGLFVWGAYTGVFTYLWSNSFIVGIVVAILTGLVLGFITEKLIIKPVYGNHVQQILITLGFMLVLQEMIKVVFGPNGVPVKVPSYLAGSWQIGDLTIIKYRIFIIVVGFALFGVLYFILNRTKIGLVVRAGVMNREMTQALGINIKRVFLLVFMCGAALAALGGMLMAPYSGVVYAEMGMEYAILGFIVVVIGGMGSFQGSLMAAILVGLAGSFMAYYVPFLSVAVNMILMASVLIFRPQGLFTVAKG
- a CDS encoding branched-chain amino acid ABC transporter permease, with product MLKQPLILSKTNIVYAVVVGIMAVLPFVLDSRTMTILLTQFCIFAILAMSYDILLGYTGIISFGHAMFFGIGAYTTAIMLSDFGPSIGMFAASIVVGIVLSAIISVISGALTLRLKSHFYAMFTLAISGLFLVLAEKWRTVTKGNDGFTFRAPELFRERLYFYFLVLICLVVIFILLKRIVASPFGKVLVAIRENEQRTRSLGFKTLGYKIIASVIAGAVASLAGSLYAISLRFVNTSVLTMDITLDALMMTIIGGVGTLIGPIIGAGVIEFAQHYLSGLARDYPIFERWIIFFGILYILAVIFFPRGIVGTVSMRYHEWKMKKGQKTKASVKLREKEIQR
- the phaZ gene encoding intracellular short-chain-length polyhydroxyalkanoate depolymerase, encoding MNQLDVLAKVELSNGETLSYRKREGGDELVLLVHGNMTSSKHWDLLMESMDERFTIYAVDMRGFGGSTYNKRIASIKDFSDDIKLFVDELELKDFTIIGWSTGGNVAMQFCADYPGYSKKLVLFASGSTRGYPFYSSNADGTPDLTKRMATIEQIEQDPVKTIPMQQMYDTKNRDGLKFVWNSAIYTQKQPDEARYEQYVDDMLTQRNLADVYHALNTFNISAIDNEVAKGTNQVKDIHIPTFILYGDRDFVVNEAMTTEIIEDFEGRAQIIKLANCGHSPLVDCLEETTEAIEEFILS
- a CDS encoding ABC transporter ATP-binding protein; this translates as MNNILALERVETFISQYHILQGINFEAKAGEVSVLLGRNGAGKTTTLRTIMGLTPASKGAVHFDGKDITKMTPYDIANSGIGYVPEDQGIFGQLTVEENMKVAIRKETDATLQKQAYILELFPDLKKFWKKQGGNLSGGQKQMLAMARAFVNDSKLLLIDEPSKGLAPIVIEKVMEAITEMKKHTSIVLVEQNFMMASKIGDTFTLIDDGRTVQSGEMQGLIEDEQLKRKYLGIG